From Roseibium alexandrii DFL-11, the proteins below share one genomic window:
- the rplK gene encoding 50S ribosomal protein L11, whose amino-acid sequence MAKKIEGFLKLQVPAGSATPSPPIGPALGQRGLNIMEFCKAFNAQTQDVEKGAPCPTVITYYSDKSFTFEVKTAPVSFFLKKAAKLPKGSSTPGRGTVGSVSKAQVKEIAEAKMKDLNANDIDAAMLMVEGSARSMGFEVTE is encoded by the coding sequence ATGGCGAAGAAGATCGAAGGCTTCCTGAAGCTTCAGGTGCCGGCAGGCTCCGCGACCCCGTCCCCGCCCATCGGGCCGGCACTTGGTCAGCGTGGTCTGAACATCATGGAGTTCTGTAAGGCGTTCAACGCGCAGACCCAGGATGTTGAAAAGGGTGCGCCGTGCCCGACCGTGATTACTTACTACTCCGACAAGTCCTTCACGTTTGAAGTGAAGACAGCTCCGGTCAGCTTCTTCTTGAAGAAAGCTGCCAAGCTGCCGAAGGGTTCGTCCACTCCAGGCCGCGGCACCGTCGGTTCCGTGAGCAAGGCTCAAGTGAAAGAAATCGCTGAAGCCAAAATGAAGGACCTGAACGCCAACGACATCGATGCAGCAATGCTTATGGTTGAAGGCTCCGCCCGTTCCATGGGCTTCGAGGTAACGGAGTAA
- the rplA gene encoding 50S ribosomal protein L1, producing MAKVGKRISTAREGIDRNKLYSLNEAISLVKGRSKTKFDETVEVAINLGVDPRHADQMVRGVCVLPNGTGKSVKVAVFARGDKAEEAKAAGADIVGAEELVQEVQGGKIDFDTVIATPDMMPLVGRLGKVLGPRGMMPNPKVGTVTPDVTKAVNDAKGGAVQFRVEKAGIVHAGVGKVSFSEDKISENIKALFDAVQKAKPTGAKGTYMKRVALSSTMGPGVKVDIASVAGE from the coding sequence ATGGCGAAGGTTGGAAAACGTATTTCTACAGCGCGTGAAGGTATCGACCGTAACAAGCTGTACTCCCTGAACGAAGCCATCAGCCTCGTAAAGGGTCGCTCCAAGACCAAGTTCGACGAAACCGTTGAAGTTGCGATCAACCTGGGCGTCGATCCGCGTCACGCTGACCAGATGGTTCGCGGCGTATGCGTTCTGCCGAACGGAACCGGTAAGAGCGTCAAGGTTGCAGTGTTTGCGCGCGGCGACAAGGCTGAAGAAGCAAAAGCTGCTGGCGCAGACATTGTTGGCGCAGAAGAGCTGGTTCAGGAAGTTCAGGGCGGCAAGATCGATTTCGATACCGTCATTGCAACTCCGGACATGATGCCGCTGGTCGGCCGTCTCGGTAAGGTCCTCGGCCCGCGCGGCATGATGCCGAACCCGAAAGTAGGCACCGTGACCCCGGACGTCACCAAGGCTGTCAACGACGCGAAAGGCGGCGCTGTTCAGTTCCGTGTCGAAAAAGCCGGTATCGTCCACGCCGGTGTTGGCAAGGTGTCTTTCTCTGAAGACAAGATCTCGGAGAACATCAAGGCCCTGTTCGATGCTGTCCAGAAGGCGAAGCCGACGGGCGCAAAAGGCACCTACATGAAGCGCGTTGCTCTGTCCTCTACGATGGGCCCGGGCGTTAAAGTCGATATCGCGAGCGTTGCTGGCGAATAA
- the rplJ gene encoding 50S ribosomal protein L10, giving the protein MERAEKQEFVTSFNAELADTGVVVVAHYAGLSVAQMTALRSSVREAGGSVKVAKNRLVKLALKGTDLEHISDLLQGPTVLVYSDDPVAAPKAAVDFAKANTQLEILGGALGTTNLNPEGVKSLATMPSLDELRAKLVGMIQTPGTRIAQVVNAPAGQLARVFGAYAKKDEAA; this is encoded by the coding sequence GTGGAAAGAGCGGAAAAGCAAGAGTTCGTGACATCCTTCAACGCCGAGCTGGCTGACACCGGCGTCGTTGTCGTCGCGCACTATGCAGGCCTCTCGGTTGCACAAATGACGGCCTTGCGGTCGTCAGTACGTGAAGCCGGCGGTTCTGTAAAAGTCGCAAAAAACCGCCTTGTGAAACTCGCCCTCAAAGGCACTGACCTTGAGCACATCTCCGACCTGCTCCAGGGCCCGACCGTACTCGTCTATTCCGACGATCCGGTTGCAGCACCGAAAGCAGCTGTCGATTTCGCCAAGGCCAACACTCAGTTGGAAATCCTTGGTGGTGCTCTTGGAACGACAAACCTGAACCCGGAAGGGGTCAAGTCTCTGGCCACAATGCCGTCGCTCGACGAGCTGCGTGCAAAGCTGGTTGGCATGATTCAGACACCGGGAACGCGCATTGCGCAGGTTGTCAACGCACCGGCCGGGCAACTCGCCCGCGTCTTCGGCGCGTACGCCAAGAAGGACGAGGCCGCATAA
- the rplL gene encoding 50S ribosomal protein L7/L12, protein MADLEKLVEELSALTVMEAAELSKLLEEKWGVSAAAPVAVAAAAGGGEAAAAEEKTEFDVVLASAGDKKINVIKEVRAITGLGLKEAKELVESAPKAVKEAVSKDEAEELKKKLEEAGASVELK, encoded by the coding sequence ATGGCTGATCTTGAAAAGCTCGTAGAAGAACTGTCCGCACTGACCGTTATGGAAGCTGCTGAACTGTCCAAACTTCTTGAAGAGAAGTGGGGCGTTTCTGCTGCTGCTCCGGTTGCAGTTGCTGCCGCTGCTGGTGGTGGTGAAGCTGCTGCTGCTGAAGAAAAGACTGAATTTGATGTTGTTCTGGCATCTGCTGGCGACAAGAAAATCAACGTCATCAAAGAAGTCCGTGCAATCACCGGTCTTGGCCTGAAAGAAGCTAAAGAGCTCGTCGAAAGCGCTCCGAAAGCGGTCAAGGAAGCAGTGTCCAAGGACGAAGCTGAAGAGCTGAAGAAGAAGCTGGAAGAAGCTGGTGCTTCTGTCGAGCTGAAGTAA